A genome region from Carassius gibelio isolate Cgi1373 ecotype wild population from Czech Republic chromosome A23, carGib1.2-hapl.c, whole genome shotgun sequence includes the following:
- the LOC127944568 gene encoding uncharacterized protein LOC127944568, with protein sequence MADSSRSSQFSFAENICILEEYNAAKSTLMNKFNDYNGNSKKHKAWTTITERVNSVNPSVNRSVKDVQKRFKNMVQEAKKEIFKRKNPATGGGPSPKLKRTTEMIIEIYGDESPMFWGIPGGRESGVSGRTLPTAVKDTQSHTAVTSTPLGQSLDCEVTLTLVSQNDEAPVTSQDDQTTQSEDDDLDSTQMAPVGSGSDTERQKDAPSKITMNNILEKQYQILTLEETKLKLEIQKLELEKTKLKLELQKLGHEL encoded by the exons ATGGCCGATAGTTCGCGCTCGTCACAGTTTTCCTTTGcggaaaatatttgtatattagagGAATACAATGCTGCTAAATCGACTCTAATGAACAAATTTAACGATTACAATGGCAATAGCAAAAAACACAAAGCTTGGACAACAATTACGGAAAGAGTTAACAGTGTCAACCCATCTGTCAACCGATCCGTCAAAGATGTTCAAAAACGGTTTAAAAATATGGTTCAAGAGGCAAAAAAGGAAATTTTTAAGCGAAAAAACCCAGCAACGGGGGGAGGACCATCTCCTAAATTGAAAAGGACAACGGAAATGATCATCGAAATATACGGAGACGAATCTCCGATGTTTTGGGGAATCCCCGGGGGGAGGGAGAGCGGAGTATCCGGGCGGACGTTACCCACAGCGGTGAAAGATACACAGTCTCATACCGCTGTCACATCAACCCCGCTTGGACAGTCTC TTGACTGCGAGGTGACACTGACATTGGTCTCTCAAAATGACGAAGCTCCTGTTACAAGCCAGgatgaccaaacaacacaaagtgAAG atgacgATTTGGACAGCACCCAAATGGCACCTGTGGGAAGTGGCTCAGACACCGAGAGACAGAAAGATGCTCCAAGCAAGATAACCATGAACAATATACTTGAAAAACAATATCAAATATTAACACTGGAAGAGACTAAActaaaattagaaatacaaaaacTAGAATTAGAGAAAACTAAGCTAAAGTTGGAGCTACAAAAACTTGGACATGAACTATAG